The stretch of DNA CGCTTAAATACATATCAAGGCGTGAAGCAACGACTTTGGGGTATCCGTCTCGAATCCTTGGTTGAGCCTGGAAGTGCGATCGCGGTTGCAGATGAAAAAGTTGGTAAACTCACAAGCTGTATAAAAACTGAGCAAGGTTATTTTGGGCTAGGCTACATCCGTACTAAAGCTGGTGGAGTTGGCTTAAAGGTCAAAGTGGGAGAAAGTGAGGGAGAAGTAATTGATGTTCCCTTTCTTACCCACGAATACTATCGAGGCGAATAAAGCATTTTTGCTACCGGACATCCACCGCGAAGGTGCCTTTCTACTACCGCTGGAACTTCAGCAGGCTGAACGCGACTGTACCAAATTTGTTCGGGTAATACGAGTACCATTGGTCCGTTACCGCATTGCCCCAAACAGTTACTACTTACGATTGTAATTCCAGGTGTTGGATGTGATTGAAACGCAGCAAGGACTCTTGCCGCGCCTTGTTTGCGACAAGTACGATTTTGACATACCATAACGCATCTTGAAGACGGTGACTGATCGAGCAATGTATCTGACATTAGTAGTACTTAAGCGCTTTCACCAAGTGAGATAGTATTAATCTGGTGATAGTCCTTTTGCTGCTAGCCACTCCTGATTAAATAGTCGTGACTGATAGCGCCCGCCACCATCACAAAGGATTGTGACTATTGTGTGTCCTGGTCCCATTTGTTTTGCCAGTGTGACAGCTGCTGCGACGTTTATTCCAGAGGAACCACCGACAAAAATTCCTTCCTCGCGTAGAAGTCGGTAAACAACGCGGACACACTCAGGATCGTCGATTCGGATGGCGTCATCAATGGGTGCACCTTCCATGTTTGCAGTCACGCGGCTATTGCCAATACCTTCTGTGATCGAACTGCCTTCGCTTTTAGTTTCACCAGTTTTAATATAACTGTAAAGCGCACTACCCATAGGGTCAGCTAAGACGGTTTTGATTGCTGGATTTTTCTCTTTGAGAAACATAGCTACACCAGCAAGCGTTCCACCTGTTCCCGTAGATGTTACCCACGCATCGATTTGACCATCCGTTTGCTGCCAAATTTCTAGTCCTGTTGTCTCGTAATGCGCCTGACGGTTGGCAAGATTATCGAACTGATTAGCCCAGATGGCGTTTTCCATTTCGGAGGCAATTCTTCCGGAAAGTTTGACGTAGTTGTTGGGATCTTTGTATGGAACAGCCGGTACTGGGCGAACTTCAGCGCCTAAGGTTCTCAAGGTGTCTATTTTCTCTTGTGATTGAGTTTCTGGAATGATGATGAGACACTTGTATCCTTTAGCATTGCAGATGTGTGCTAAACCAATACCTGTATTTCCTGCAGTTCCTTCAACAACGGTACCGCCAGGTTTGAGCAATCCTTTTTCTTCAGCATCTTTGATGATGTAAAGTGCTGCCCGATCTTTTACGGAACCACCAGGATTGAGAAACTCCGCTTTGCCGAGAATTTCGCATCCTGTTTCTTCACTGAAACGTTTTAAGCGAATCAGCGGAGTGTTACCAACTGTACCAACAAAACCATTCTTGATATCCACTGCAATTTAATTCCAGTCTTTTTGACAATATTAACTATTTTCTCATACTGGTTTTTGGCATTTTGCATGGTACTCAGCAAATAAAAAAAGGTGGGCAAAAGCCCACCAGTATCACTCACAACTTTAAATTACTTATTCGGTTGGGGAGTCATCCGCAAGTAAGGCTTGAGTTCAGTATGACCTTTGGGGAATTTCTGCTTAATCTCCTCTGGATCTTTAATTGAAGGAACAATCACGCAGTCATCACCATCTTTCCAGTTTGCTGGAGTCGCCACACTATAGTTATCGGTAAGTTGCAACGAATCGATAACGCGCAAGATTTCATCAAAGTTGCGTCCAGTGCTGGCAGGGTAAGTGAAGGTAAGACGCAGCTTCTTGTTTGGGTCAATAATGAAGACTGAGCGGACTGTGAGCGTATCGTTGGCATTTGGGTGAATCATGTCATAAAGGTCTGAAACCTTTTTGTCAGGATCGGCCAAGATCGGATAATTAAGACCGACGTTTTGGGTTTCTTCAATATCTCCAATCCAGCCTTTGTGCGATTCTACGTCATCGACACTCAAAGCGAGTACTTTGACGTTGCGCTTGTCAAACTCTGGTTTGAGGCGGGCTACTTCACCGAGTTCGGTTGTGCAAACTGGAGTAAAGTCTTTGGGGTGGGAAAATAAAACAACCCAGCTATCACCAGCCCATTCGTAAAAATCGATTTCGCCTGCGGTAGAAGCTTGCTTGAAGTTTGGTACTGTGTCACCTAGTCGAAGAGCCATAACTCGTTTCCTATGCTCTGAAAGTCTTTAACTCGTTTACTTTGCGATCATGACATAAAACCCCGATTCTCCGGTCGGGGTTTAGC from Chroococcidiopsis sp. TS-821 encodes:
- a CDS encoding ferredoxin, producing MSDTLLDQSPSSRCVMVCQNRTCRKQGAARVLAAFQSHPTPGITIVSSNCLGQCGNGPMVLVLPEQIWYSRVQPAEVPAVVERHLRGGCPVAKMLYSPR
- a CDS encoding cysteine synthase A, whose protein sequence is MDIKNGFVGTVGNTPLIRLKRFSEETGCEILGKAEFLNPGGSVKDRAALYIIKDAEEKGLLKPGGTVVEGTAGNTGIGLAHICNAKGYKCLIIIPETQSQEKIDTLRTLGAEVRPVPAVPYKDPNNYVKLSGRIASEMENAIWANQFDNLANRQAHYETTGLEIWQQTDGQIDAWVTSTGTGGTLAGVAMFLKEKNPAIKTVLADPMGSALYSYIKTGETKSEGSSITEGIGNSRVTANMEGAPIDDAIRIDDPECVRVVYRLLREEGIFVGGSSGINVAAAVTLAKQMGPGHTIVTILCDGGGRYQSRLFNQEWLAAKGLSPD
- a CDS encoding peroxiredoxin encodes the protein MALRLGDTVPNFKQASTAGEIDFYEWAGDSWVVLFSHPKDFTPVCTTELGEVARLKPEFDKRNVKVLALSVDDVESHKGWIGDIEETQNVGLNYPILADPDKKVSDLYDMIHPNANDTLTVRSVFIIDPNKKLRLTFTYPASTGRNFDEILRVIDSLQLTDNYSVATPANWKDGDDCVIVPSIKDPEEIKQKFPKGHTELKPYLRMTPQPNK